In Metasolibacillus fluoroglycofenilyticus, a genomic segment contains:
- a CDS encoding esterase/lipase family protein, producing VRKATGSEKVDVVGHSQGGGILPNAYIKMYGGASKVDKLIGLVAANHGTTAVGLYKLVDGLPEAVKDFLSTWSYDHNMEAYGQQLKGSALMQQVYRDGDTVPGIAYTVISTRLDTTVTPYTQAFLKGAKNMTVQDACPLDAYGH from the coding sequence GTCCGGAAAGCGACGGGCTCTGAGAAGGTCGACGTCGTCGGACATTCGCAGGGTGGCGGCATCCTGCCGAACGCCTACATCAAGATGTATGGCGGAGCGTCCAAGGTCGACAAGCTGATCGGACTGGTGGCCGCCAACCACGGCACCACCGCCGTCGGTCTCTACAAGCTTGTCGACGGCCTGCCCGAGGCTGTGAAGGATTTCCTTAGCACGTGGAGCTACGACCACAACATGGAGGCCTACGGCCAGCAGCTCAAGGGATCAGCGTTGATGCAACAGGTTTACCGTGACGGCGACACCGTCCCGGGTATCGCCTACACCGTCATCTCCACCCGGCTCGACACGACGGTCACGCCCTACACGCAAGCCTTTCTCAAGGGCGCCAAGAACATGACCGTGCAGGACGCCTGCCCTCTGGATGCCTATGGCCAC